One Camelina sativa cultivar DH55 unplaced genomic scaffold, Cs unpScaffold01482, whole genome shotgun sequence genomic window, GAATCAGATTTAAAAAATGCTAATATTCTCAGTTGCCTTTAGTCAAACCCTCCAAGAAACAACAGAGGAACCAACACTGCTCAGTCTAAGCTTTTGAGAATCATATGATGAAACAGAAATGTGTAAACAccaatatttatttcaaaattgtCATAAATGGTTgtttcaagaaataaaaaaagaagattaccCCATTTTTGGCTTCCATGGGATGATCTTCATCAATGTGGCAGCAGAGagatacaatatcaaaatagtCAGAACAGAAAGGGCAAGCAAACTCTTCCCtgaactcttcttctccatctatCTCTTCAAACCCTAAGAACGTATCTGCAATTCCAAATAAATCCATCaaatacataacaaaacaaaatccaagtCTGTGGTTACAGTAATATAAACCTAAAAAGTTCTCAGGTTCATAAACACTGAGCATAGTAGTAGCATCACAGGAGAGTAATTAAAATGCTTCAAAGACTGCaactttttgaatattttctcaTCTAAGTTCTCACAAAACGagtaaaacaagaaaccaaccaataacaaacaacaaagctttgaattttcatataataatcaAACGATACTTCATCAATCAAATATAAAAGCCCCTATCTTTTTCATTTCCTCAAGTATCAATCAAATGACGAAACCTTCCAAACAAAAATCGATTATTTCCCACAAAACTTTCTGCAAACCTCgaaacaaaatcaagatttcTAATTCGGTACAAAAGAACACAAAGTCTATCACCTAACTACCTTCACCCATCAATTTGTCAGCCAACAAAAGatcagataataataataataataatcttttagaacagaggaagaaaaataaaaatcaaatctttaaaaaaactaaCCAGATCGTGATGGAAAAGCTAGCTGGTATCTCCTTGTAGCTGAAGCAAGACGATCACTCCATGAATCAGAATCCATTATTGacaacaaaaactaatcaaaatcaaaacccgGAACAgaacccaaataaaaaaaaaagtcgaaatTTTTATACTTCTTccctcaac contains:
- the LOC104774094 gene encoding protein DEHYDRATION-INDUCED 19 homolog 3, yielding MDSDSWSDRLASATRRYQLAFPSRSDTFLGFEEIDGEEEFREEFACPFCSDYFDIVSLCCHIDEDHPMEAKNGVCPVCAVRVGVDMVAHITLQHANIFKMHRKRKPRRGGSHSTLSI